The proteins below are encoded in one region of Paramisgurnus dabryanus chromosome 2, PD_genome_1.1, whole genome shotgun sequence:
- the tle3b gene encoding transducin-like enhancer protein 3-B isoform X4, which yields MYPQGRHPAPHQPGQPGFKFTVAESCDRIKDEFQFLQAQYHSLKVEYDKLANEKTEMQRHYVMYYEMSYGLNIEMHKQTEIAKRLNAILAQIMPFLSQEHQQQVAQAVERAKQVTMTELNAIIGVRGLPNLPLTQQPHSVYPALMQQLQAQHLSHAAHGPPVQLPPHPSGLQPPSIPSVTGTTPGLLALGALGSQAHLPVKDEKNHHDLEHRERESSTQNNSVSPSDSLRASEKHRGSSDYSLDSKKRRVEEKDNLSRYDSDGDKSDDLVVDVSNEDPATPRVSPSHSPPENGLDKARALKKDAPNSPASVASSGSTPSSKVKDHSHNDKSSTPGLKSNTPTPRNDAPTPGTSNTPGLRPIPGKPPGIETLAAPALRTPLSIAAPYGAPFAMMGHHPEMNGSLTSPGVYPGLHISPQMTAAAAAAYGRSPMAAFDPHPHMRAPGLPPSMTSIPGGKPAYSFHVSVDGQMQPVPFPPDALIGPGIPRHARQINTLSHGEVVCAVTISNPTRHVYTGGKGCVKIWDISQPGSKSPVSQLDCLNRDNYIRSCKLLPDGRTLIVGGEASTLTIWDLASQTPRIKAELTSSAPACYALAISPDAKVCFSCCSDGNIAVWDLHNQTLVRQFQGHTDGASCIDISHDGTKLWTGGLDNTVRSWDLREGRQLQQHDFTSQIFSLGYCPTGEWLAVGMESSNVEVLHHTKPDKYQLHLHESCVLSLKFAYCGKWFVSTGKDNLLNAWRTPYGASIFQSKESSSVLSCDISADDKYIVTGSGDKKATVYEVIY from the exons ATGTATCCACAGGGCCGGCATCCG GCACCTCACCAGCCTGGTCAGCCAGGTTTCAAATTCACAGTAGCAGAATCATGTGACAGGATTAAAGATGAATTCCAGTTCCTTCAAGCTCAGTACCACAG TCTTAAAGTGGAGTATGACAAACTGGCCAATGAGAAGACTGAGATGCAGCGACACTATGTAATG TACTACGAGATGTCCTATGGGCTGAACATTGAAATGCATAAACAG ACTGAGATTGCCAAACGGCTAAATGCTATTCTTGCTCAAATCATGCCTTTCTTGTCACAAGag CACCAACAGCAGGTCGCTCAGGCTGTTGAACGTGCTAAGCAGGTGACAATGACCGAGCTGAATGCCATCATCGGGGTACGTGGACTTCCCAATCTGCCTCTCACC CAGCAGCCTCATTCTGTTTATCCTGCTTTGATG CAGCAGCTCCAGGCTCAGCACCTTTCCCATGCTGCTCACGGTCCCCCGGTGCAGCTGCCTCCCCACCCCTCAGGGCTGCAGCCCCCCAGCATCCCTTCAGTCACCGGTACAACGCCTGGTTTACTGGCACTCGGCGCTCTTGGTAGCCAGGCACACCTGCCAGTCAAAGATGAGAAGAACCACCATGACCTGGAGCACAGAG AGCGGGAATCCAGCACG CAGAATAATTCAGTATCACCGTCAGACAGCCTGAGGGCCAGTGAAAAACACAGAGGTTCATCTGACTACAGTCTGGACTCAAAGAAGCGCCGAGTGGAAGAGAAAGACAACCTGAGCCGTTAT GATAGTGACGGTGACAAAAGCGACGATCTTGTTGTGGATGTGTCCAATGAG GATCCAGCCACCCCAAGGGTCAGCCCATCTCACTCTCCTCCTGAGAACGGACTTGATAAGGCCAGAGCACTGAAGAAAGATGCCCCCAACAGCCCCGCCTCTGTGGCCTCCTCCGGCAGCACCCCTTCTTCGAAAGTGAAGGACCACTCACAT AACGACAAGTCCTCCACCCCAGGTTTAAAGTCCAACACCCCCACCCCACGCAATGATGCTCCTACCCCGGGAACCAGCAACACCCCTGGGCTCAGGCCCATACCCGGCAAACCTCCCGGTATTGAAACACTGG CAGCACCTGCTCTTCGTACACCACTGTCTATCGCAGCACCCTACGGGGCTCCGTTCGCAATGATGGGTCATCACCCAGAGATGAACGGTTCGCTGACCAGTCCCGGTGTTTATCCAGGCCTGCACATCTCCCCTCAGATGACAGCCGCAGCTGCCGCTGCTTATGGACGCTCACCTATG GCGGCCTTTGATCCTCATCCCCACATGCGTGCTCCTGGTTTACCACCAAGTATGACCTCTATACCTGGAGGAAAACC GGCCTACTCCTTCCATGTTAGCGTGGATGGACAGATGCAGCCAGTACCTTTTCCTCCAGACGCTCTGATTGGACCAGGCATACCCCGTCACGCCCGTCAGATCAACACGCTCAGCCACGGTGAGGTTGTGTGCGCTGTAACCATTAGCAACCCCACGCGGCACGTCTACACTGGGGGCAAGGGCTGCGTGAAGATCTGGGACATCAGTCAGCCCGGGAGCAAGAGTCCTGTCTCGCAGCTCGATTGTCTG AACAGGGATAACTACATCCGTTCATGTAAGCTGCTTCCTGATGGTCGGACTCTGATTGTCGGAGGAGAAGCCAGCACTCTGACCATATGGGATCTGGCCTCCCAGACACCCCGTATCAAAGCCGAGCTCACCTCTTCTGCTCCAGCCTGCTACGCGCTAGCGATCAGCCCTGACGCCAAGGTCTGCTTCTCATGCTGCAGTGATGGAAATATTGCAGTTTGGGATCTTCATAACCAAACACTTGTCAG GCAGTTCCAGGGGCACACAGATGGGGCAAGTTGTATAGACATTTCCCATGATGGCACCAAATTGTGGACAGGTGGCCTTGACAACACTGTTCGTTCCTGGGACCTGAGAGAGGGACGACAGCTCCAGCAGCATGACTTCACTTCACAG ATCTTCTCTCTGGGCTACTGTCCGACGGGCGAGTGGTTGGCCGTAGGAATGGAGAGCAGTAATGTGGAAGTGCTTCATCACACCAAGCCAGACAAGTACCAGCTGCACCTGCACGAGAGCTGCGTCCTCTCCCTCAAATTTGCCTACTGTG GGAAATGGTTTGTGAGCACTGGGAAGGACAATCTTTTGAATGCATGGAGAACTCCCTATGGTGCCAGCATTTTCCAG TCAAAGGAGTCCTCATCTGTCTTGAGCTGTGACATCTCGGCTGATGATAAATACATCGTGACAGGATCTGGAGACAAGAAGGCCACTGTGTATGAAGTGATCTACTAA
- the tle3b gene encoding transducin-like enhancer protein 3-B isoform X18 encodes MYPQGRHPAPHQPGQPGFKFTVAESCDRIKDEFQFLQAQYHSLKVEYDKLANEKTEMQRHYVMYYEMSYGLNIEMHKQTEIAKRLNAILAQIMPFLSQEHQQQVAQAVERAKQVTMTELNAIIGQQLQAQHLSHAAHGPPVQLPPHPSGLQPPSIPSVTGTTPGLLALGALGSQAHLPVKDEKNHHDLEHRERESSTNNSVSPSDSLRASEKHRGSSDYSLDSKKRRVEEKDNLSRYDSDGDKSDDLVVDVSNEDPATPRVSPSHSPPENGLDKARALKKDAPNSPASVASSGSTPSSKVKDHSHNDKSSTPGLKSNTPTPRNDAPTPGTSNTPGLRPIPGKPPGIETLAAPALRTPLSIAAPYGAPFAMMGHHPEMNGSLTSPGVYPGLHISPQMTAAAAAAYGRSPMAAFDPHPHMRAPGLPPSMTSIPGGKPAYSFHVSVDGQMQPVPFPPDALIGPGIPRHARQINTLSHGEVVCAVTISNPTRHVYTGGKGCVKIWDISQPGSKSPVSQLDCLNRDNYIRSCKLLPDGRTLIVGGEASTLTIWDLASQTPRIKAELTSSAPACYALAISPDAKVCFSCCSDGNIAVWDLHNQTLVRQFQGHTDGASCIDISHDGTKLWTGGLDNTVRSWDLREGRQLQQHDFTSQIFSLGYCPTGEWLAVGMESSNVEVLHHTKPDKYQLHLHESCVLSLKFAYCGKWFVSTGKDNLLNAWRTPYGASIFQSKESSSVLSCDISADDKYIVTGSGDKKATVYEVIY; translated from the exons ATGTATCCACAGGGCCGGCATCCG GCACCTCACCAGCCTGGTCAGCCAGGTTTCAAATTCACAGTAGCAGAATCATGTGACAGGATTAAAGATGAATTCCAGTTCCTTCAAGCTCAGTACCACAG TCTTAAAGTGGAGTATGACAAACTGGCCAATGAGAAGACTGAGATGCAGCGACACTATGTAATG TACTACGAGATGTCCTATGGGCTGAACATTGAAATGCATAAACAG ACTGAGATTGCCAAACGGCTAAATGCTATTCTTGCTCAAATCATGCCTTTCTTGTCACAAGag CACCAACAGCAGGTCGCTCAGGCTGTTGAACGTGCTAAGCAGGTGACAATGACCGAGCTGAATGCCATCATCGGG CAGCAGCTCCAGGCTCAGCACCTTTCCCATGCTGCTCACGGTCCCCCGGTGCAGCTGCCTCCCCACCCCTCAGGGCTGCAGCCCCCCAGCATCCCTTCAGTCACCGGTACAACGCCTGGTTTACTGGCACTCGGCGCTCTTGGTAGCCAGGCACACCTGCCAGTCAAAGATGAGAAGAACCACCATGACCTGGAGCACAGAG AGCGGGAATCCAGCACG AATAATTCAGTATCACCGTCAGACAGCCTGAGGGCCAGTGAAAAACACAGAGGTTCATCTGACTACAGTCTGGACTCAAAGAAGCGCCGAGTGGAAGAGAAAGACAACCTGAGCCGTTAT GATAGTGACGGTGACAAAAGCGACGATCTTGTTGTGGATGTGTCCAATGAG GATCCAGCCACCCCAAGGGTCAGCCCATCTCACTCTCCTCCTGAGAACGGACTTGATAAGGCCAGAGCACTGAAGAAAGATGCCCCCAACAGCCCCGCCTCTGTGGCCTCCTCCGGCAGCACCCCTTCTTCGAAAGTGAAGGACCACTCACAT AACGACAAGTCCTCCACCCCAGGTTTAAAGTCCAACACCCCCACCCCACGCAATGATGCTCCTACCCCGGGAACCAGCAACACCCCTGGGCTCAGGCCCATACCCGGCAAACCTCCCGGTATTGAAACACTGG CAGCACCTGCTCTTCGTACACCACTGTCTATCGCAGCACCCTACGGGGCTCCGTTCGCAATGATGGGTCATCACCCAGAGATGAACGGTTCGCTGACCAGTCCCGGTGTTTATCCAGGCCTGCACATCTCCCCTCAGATGACAGCCGCAGCTGCCGCTGCTTATGGACGCTCACCTATG GCGGCCTTTGATCCTCATCCCCACATGCGTGCTCCTGGTTTACCACCAAGTATGACCTCTATACCTGGAGGAAAACC GGCCTACTCCTTCCATGTTAGCGTGGATGGACAGATGCAGCCAGTACCTTTTCCTCCAGACGCTCTGATTGGACCAGGCATACCCCGTCACGCCCGTCAGATCAACACGCTCAGCCACGGTGAGGTTGTGTGCGCTGTAACCATTAGCAACCCCACGCGGCACGTCTACACTGGGGGCAAGGGCTGCGTGAAGATCTGGGACATCAGTCAGCCCGGGAGCAAGAGTCCTGTCTCGCAGCTCGATTGTCTG AACAGGGATAACTACATCCGTTCATGTAAGCTGCTTCCTGATGGTCGGACTCTGATTGTCGGAGGAGAAGCCAGCACTCTGACCATATGGGATCTGGCCTCCCAGACACCCCGTATCAAAGCCGAGCTCACCTCTTCTGCTCCAGCCTGCTACGCGCTAGCGATCAGCCCTGACGCCAAGGTCTGCTTCTCATGCTGCAGTGATGGAAATATTGCAGTTTGGGATCTTCATAACCAAACACTTGTCAG GCAGTTCCAGGGGCACACAGATGGGGCAAGTTGTATAGACATTTCCCATGATGGCACCAAATTGTGGACAGGTGGCCTTGACAACACTGTTCGTTCCTGGGACCTGAGAGAGGGACGACAGCTCCAGCAGCATGACTTCACTTCACAG ATCTTCTCTCTGGGCTACTGTCCGACGGGCGAGTGGTTGGCCGTAGGAATGGAGAGCAGTAATGTGGAAGTGCTTCATCACACCAAGCCAGACAAGTACCAGCTGCACCTGCACGAGAGCTGCGTCCTCTCCCTCAAATTTGCCTACTGTG GGAAATGGTTTGTGAGCACTGGGAAGGACAATCTTTTGAATGCATGGAGAACTCCCTATGGTGCCAGCATTTTCCAG TCAAAGGAGTCCTCATCTGTCTTGAGCTGTGACATCTCGGCTGATGATAAATACATCGTGACAGGATCTGGAGACAAGAAGGCCACTGTGTATGAAGTGATCTACTAA
- the tle3b gene encoding transducin-like enhancer protein 3-B isoform X3 — translation MYPQGRHPAPHQPGQPGFKFTVAESCDRIKDEFQFLQAQYHSLKVEYDKLANEKTEMQRHYVMYYEMSYGLNIEMHKQTEIAKRLNAILAQIMPFLSQEHQQQVAQAVERAKQVTMTELNAIIGVRGLPNLPLTQPHSVYPALMQQQLQAQHLSHAAHGPPVQLPPHPSGLQPPSIPSVTGTTPGLLALGALGSQAHLPVKDEKNHHDLEHRERESSTQNNSVSPSDSLRASEKHRGSSDYSLDSKKRRVEEKDNLSRYDSDGDKSDDLVVDVSNEDPATPRVSPSHSPPENGLDKARALKKDAPNSPASVASSGSTPSSKVKDHSHNDKSSTPGLKSNTPTPRNDAPTPGTSNTPGLRPIPGKPPGIETLAAPALRTPLSIAAPYGAPFAMMGHHPEMNGSLTSPGVYPGLHISPQMTAAAAAAYGRSPMAAFDPHPHMRAPGLPPSMTSIPGGKPAYSFHVSVDGQMQPVPFPPDALIGPGIPRHARQINTLSHGEVVCAVTISNPTRHVYTGGKGCVKIWDISQPGSKSPVSQLDCLNRDNYIRSCKLLPDGRTLIVGGEASTLTIWDLASQTPRIKAELTSSAPACYALAISPDAKVCFSCCSDGNIAVWDLHNQTLVRQFQGHTDGASCIDISHDGTKLWTGGLDNTVRSWDLREGRQLQQHDFTSQIFSLGYCPTGEWLAVGMESSNVEVLHHTKPDKYQLHLHESCVLSLKFAYCGKWFVSTGKDNLLNAWRTPYGASIFQSKESSSVLSCDISADDKYIVTGSGDKKATVYEVIY, via the exons ATGTATCCACAGGGCCGGCATCCG GCACCTCACCAGCCTGGTCAGCCAGGTTTCAAATTCACAGTAGCAGAATCATGTGACAGGATTAAAGATGAATTCCAGTTCCTTCAAGCTCAGTACCACAG TCTTAAAGTGGAGTATGACAAACTGGCCAATGAGAAGACTGAGATGCAGCGACACTATGTAATG TACTACGAGATGTCCTATGGGCTGAACATTGAAATGCATAAACAG ACTGAGATTGCCAAACGGCTAAATGCTATTCTTGCTCAAATCATGCCTTTCTTGTCACAAGag CACCAACAGCAGGTCGCTCAGGCTGTTGAACGTGCTAAGCAGGTGACAATGACCGAGCTGAATGCCATCATCGGGGTACGTGGACTTCCCAATCTGCCTCTCACC CAGCCTCATTCTGTTTATCCTGCTTTGATG CAGCAGCAGCTCCAGGCTCAGCACCTTTCCCATGCTGCTCACGGTCCCCCGGTGCAGCTGCCTCCCCACCCCTCAGGGCTGCAGCCCCCCAGCATCCCTTCAGTCACCGGTACAACGCCTGGTTTACTGGCACTCGGCGCTCTTGGTAGCCAGGCACACCTGCCAGTCAAAGATGAGAAGAACCACCATGACCTGGAGCACAGAG AGCGGGAATCCAGCACG CAGAATAATTCAGTATCACCGTCAGACAGCCTGAGGGCCAGTGAAAAACACAGAGGTTCATCTGACTACAGTCTGGACTCAAAGAAGCGCCGAGTGGAAGAGAAAGACAACCTGAGCCGTTAT GATAGTGACGGTGACAAAAGCGACGATCTTGTTGTGGATGTGTCCAATGAG GATCCAGCCACCCCAAGGGTCAGCCCATCTCACTCTCCTCCTGAGAACGGACTTGATAAGGCCAGAGCACTGAAGAAAGATGCCCCCAACAGCCCCGCCTCTGTGGCCTCCTCCGGCAGCACCCCTTCTTCGAAAGTGAAGGACCACTCACAT AACGACAAGTCCTCCACCCCAGGTTTAAAGTCCAACACCCCCACCCCACGCAATGATGCTCCTACCCCGGGAACCAGCAACACCCCTGGGCTCAGGCCCATACCCGGCAAACCTCCCGGTATTGAAACACTGG CAGCACCTGCTCTTCGTACACCACTGTCTATCGCAGCACCCTACGGGGCTCCGTTCGCAATGATGGGTCATCACCCAGAGATGAACGGTTCGCTGACCAGTCCCGGTGTTTATCCAGGCCTGCACATCTCCCCTCAGATGACAGCCGCAGCTGCCGCTGCTTATGGACGCTCACCTATG GCGGCCTTTGATCCTCATCCCCACATGCGTGCTCCTGGTTTACCACCAAGTATGACCTCTATACCTGGAGGAAAACC GGCCTACTCCTTCCATGTTAGCGTGGATGGACAGATGCAGCCAGTACCTTTTCCTCCAGACGCTCTGATTGGACCAGGCATACCCCGTCACGCCCGTCAGATCAACACGCTCAGCCACGGTGAGGTTGTGTGCGCTGTAACCATTAGCAACCCCACGCGGCACGTCTACACTGGGGGCAAGGGCTGCGTGAAGATCTGGGACATCAGTCAGCCCGGGAGCAAGAGTCCTGTCTCGCAGCTCGATTGTCTG AACAGGGATAACTACATCCGTTCATGTAAGCTGCTTCCTGATGGTCGGACTCTGATTGTCGGAGGAGAAGCCAGCACTCTGACCATATGGGATCTGGCCTCCCAGACACCCCGTATCAAAGCCGAGCTCACCTCTTCTGCTCCAGCCTGCTACGCGCTAGCGATCAGCCCTGACGCCAAGGTCTGCTTCTCATGCTGCAGTGATGGAAATATTGCAGTTTGGGATCTTCATAACCAAACACTTGTCAG GCAGTTCCAGGGGCACACAGATGGGGCAAGTTGTATAGACATTTCCCATGATGGCACCAAATTGTGGACAGGTGGCCTTGACAACACTGTTCGTTCCTGGGACCTGAGAGAGGGACGACAGCTCCAGCAGCATGACTTCACTTCACAG ATCTTCTCTCTGGGCTACTGTCCGACGGGCGAGTGGTTGGCCGTAGGAATGGAGAGCAGTAATGTGGAAGTGCTTCATCACACCAAGCCAGACAAGTACCAGCTGCACCTGCACGAGAGCTGCGTCCTCTCCCTCAAATTTGCCTACTGTG GGAAATGGTTTGTGAGCACTGGGAAGGACAATCTTTTGAATGCATGGAGAACTCCCTATGGTGCCAGCATTTTCCAG TCAAAGGAGTCCTCATCTGTCTTGAGCTGTGACATCTCGGCTGATGATAAATACATCGTGACAGGATCTGGAGACAAGAAGGCCACTGTGTATGAAGTGATCTACTAA
- the tle3b gene encoding transducin-like enhancer protein 3-B isoform X1: protein MYPQGRHPAPHQPGQPGFKFTVAESCDRIKDEFQFLQAQYHSLKVEYDKLANEKTEMQRHYVMYYEMSYGLNIEMHKQTEIAKRLNAILAQIMPFLSQEHQQQVAQAVERAKQVTMTELNAIIGVRGLPNLPLTQQPHSVYPALMQQQLQAQHLSHAAHGPPVQLPPHPSGLQPPSIPSVTGTTPGLLALGALGSQAHLPVKDEKNHHDLEHRERESSTQNNSVSPSDSLRASEKHRGSSDYSLDSKKRRVEEKDNLSRYDSDGDKSDDLVVDVSNEDPATPRVSPSHSPPENGLDKARALKKDAPNSPASVASSGSTPSSKVKDHSHNDKSSTPGLKSNTPTPRNDAPTPGTSNTPGLRPIPGKPPGIETLAAPALRTPLSIAAPYGAPFAMMGHHPEMNGSLTSPGVYPGLHISPQMTAAAAAAYGRSPMAAFDPHPHMRAPGLPPSMTSIPGGKPAYSFHVSVDGQMQPVPFPPDALIGPGIPRHARQINTLSHGEVVCAVTISNPTRHVYTGGKGCVKIWDISQPGSKSPVSQLDCLNRDNYIRSCKLLPDGRTLIVGGEASTLTIWDLASQTPRIKAELTSSAPACYALAISPDAKVCFSCCSDGNIAVWDLHNQTLVRQFQGHTDGASCIDISHDGTKLWTGGLDNTVRSWDLREGRQLQQHDFTSQIFSLGYCPTGEWLAVGMESSNVEVLHHTKPDKYQLHLHESCVLSLKFAYCGKWFVSTGKDNLLNAWRTPYGASIFQSKESSSVLSCDISADDKYIVTGSGDKKATVYEVIY, encoded by the exons ATGTATCCACAGGGCCGGCATCCG GCACCTCACCAGCCTGGTCAGCCAGGTTTCAAATTCACAGTAGCAGAATCATGTGACAGGATTAAAGATGAATTCCAGTTCCTTCAAGCTCAGTACCACAG TCTTAAAGTGGAGTATGACAAACTGGCCAATGAGAAGACTGAGATGCAGCGACACTATGTAATG TACTACGAGATGTCCTATGGGCTGAACATTGAAATGCATAAACAG ACTGAGATTGCCAAACGGCTAAATGCTATTCTTGCTCAAATCATGCCTTTCTTGTCACAAGag CACCAACAGCAGGTCGCTCAGGCTGTTGAACGTGCTAAGCAGGTGACAATGACCGAGCTGAATGCCATCATCGGGGTACGTGGACTTCCCAATCTGCCTCTCACC CAGCAGCCTCATTCTGTTTATCCTGCTTTGATG CAGCAGCAGCTCCAGGCTCAGCACCTTTCCCATGCTGCTCACGGTCCCCCGGTGCAGCTGCCTCCCCACCCCTCAGGGCTGCAGCCCCCCAGCATCCCTTCAGTCACCGGTACAACGCCTGGTTTACTGGCACTCGGCGCTCTTGGTAGCCAGGCACACCTGCCAGTCAAAGATGAGAAGAACCACCATGACCTGGAGCACAGAG AGCGGGAATCCAGCACG CAGAATAATTCAGTATCACCGTCAGACAGCCTGAGGGCCAGTGAAAAACACAGAGGTTCATCTGACTACAGTCTGGACTCAAAGAAGCGCCGAGTGGAAGAGAAAGACAACCTGAGCCGTTAT GATAGTGACGGTGACAAAAGCGACGATCTTGTTGTGGATGTGTCCAATGAG GATCCAGCCACCCCAAGGGTCAGCCCATCTCACTCTCCTCCTGAGAACGGACTTGATAAGGCCAGAGCACTGAAGAAAGATGCCCCCAACAGCCCCGCCTCTGTGGCCTCCTCCGGCAGCACCCCTTCTTCGAAAGTGAAGGACCACTCACAT AACGACAAGTCCTCCACCCCAGGTTTAAAGTCCAACACCCCCACCCCACGCAATGATGCTCCTACCCCGGGAACCAGCAACACCCCTGGGCTCAGGCCCATACCCGGCAAACCTCCCGGTATTGAAACACTGG CAGCACCTGCTCTTCGTACACCACTGTCTATCGCAGCACCCTACGGGGCTCCGTTCGCAATGATGGGTCATCACCCAGAGATGAACGGTTCGCTGACCAGTCCCGGTGTTTATCCAGGCCTGCACATCTCCCCTCAGATGACAGCCGCAGCTGCCGCTGCTTATGGACGCTCACCTATG GCGGCCTTTGATCCTCATCCCCACATGCGTGCTCCTGGTTTACCACCAAGTATGACCTCTATACCTGGAGGAAAACC GGCCTACTCCTTCCATGTTAGCGTGGATGGACAGATGCAGCCAGTACCTTTTCCTCCAGACGCTCTGATTGGACCAGGCATACCCCGTCACGCCCGTCAGATCAACACGCTCAGCCACGGTGAGGTTGTGTGCGCTGTAACCATTAGCAACCCCACGCGGCACGTCTACACTGGGGGCAAGGGCTGCGTGAAGATCTGGGACATCAGTCAGCCCGGGAGCAAGAGTCCTGTCTCGCAGCTCGATTGTCTG AACAGGGATAACTACATCCGTTCATGTAAGCTGCTTCCTGATGGTCGGACTCTGATTGTCGGAGGAGAAGCCAGCACTCTGACCATATGGGATCTGGCCTCCCAGACACCCCGTATCAAAGCCGAGCTCACCTCTTCTGCTCCAGCCTGCTACGCGCTAGCGATCAGCCCTGACGCCAAGGTCTGCTTCTCATGCTGCAGTGATGGAAATATTGCAGTTTGGGATCTTCATAACCAAACACTTGTCAG GCAGTTCCAGGGGCACACAGATGGGGCAAGTTGTATAGACATTTCCCATGATGGCACCAAATTGTGGACAGGTGGCCTTGACAACACTGTTCGTTCCTGGGACCTGAGAGAGGGACGACAGCTCCAGCAGCATGACTTCACTTCACAG ATCTTCTCTCTGGGCTACTGTCCGACGGGCGAGTGGTTGGCCGTAGGAATGGAGAGCAGTAATGTGGAAGTGCTTCATCACACCAAGCCAGACAAGTACCAGCTGCACCTGCACGAGAGCTGCGTCCTCTCCCTCAAATTTGCCTACTGTG GGAAATGGTTTGTGAGCACTGGGAAGGACAATCTTTTGAATGCATGGAGAACTCCCTATGGTGCCAGCATTTTCCAG TCAAAGGAGTCCTCATCTGTCTTGAGCTGTGACATCTCGGCTGATGATAAATACATCGTGACAGGATCTGGAGACAAGAAGGCCACTGTGTATGAAGTGATCTACTAA